One window from the genome of Rhinolophus ferrumequinum isolate MPI-CBG mRhiFer1 chromosome 10, mRhiFer1_v1.p, whole genome shotgun sequence encodes:
- the ASCL4 gene encoding achaete-scute homolog 4: MEKHKPAGLLTLPYHLHPVPLSLPGTLPRLPLSDPFRVSLHLDAACRAPRRPYLPLPLDGAFQPAFLHKRNQRERQRVRCVNEGYARLRDHLPRELAGRRLSKVETLRAAIGYIKHLQELLDRHAPGQEDPAGTPRRPECNSDGESKASSAPSPCSEPEEGGS, translated from the coding sequence ATGGAGAAACATAAACCCGCCGGCCTGCTGACCTTGCCGTACCACCTCCACCCGGTGCCCCTGAGCTTGCCTGGGACCCTGCCCCGCCTTCCTCTGAGTGACCCGTTCAGGGTCTCCTTGCATCTGGACGCCGCGTGCCGCGCCCCGCGACGGCCCTACCTGCCCCTGCCGCTGGACGGCGCCTTCCAGCCCGCCTTCCTCCACAAGCGCAACCAGCGCGAGCGGCAGCGGGTACGCTGCGTGAACGAGGGGTACGCGCGCCTCCGAGACCACCTGCCCCGCGAGCTGGCTGGCAGGCGCCTCAGCAAAGTGGAGACGCTCCGCGCCGCCATCGGCTACATCAAGCACCTCCAGGAGCTGCTGGACCGCCACGCGCCGGGGCAGGAGGACCCAGCCGGCACCCCGCGCAGGCCCGAATGCAACAGCGATGGCGAGTCCAAGGCCTCGTCGGCGCCTTCGCCCTGCAGCGAGCCCGAGGAGGGGGGCAGCTAG